The nucleotide sequence ctgagggTTTAACTTGCTCCACCATGTTGAAATTGGAAGCTAAAATCCAAAAAGCTCCATCACAACCATGTCGTGACAATTCTAACTTCGGCCAGAAAGCGTCCAAAGACTTACCaccattttccttttgttttcctttcttctctctcGTCGCAACCTTTGTTCATCATATTCTTGACACTCTGAAAACGCGTCAAACAGGTTTACCCAGTTTAGCTTTAACGGAAAACGCCTTAAAATTCTAAATGTAAGTTCCACTGAgataacactttttttaagaATCAATTCGCTTTCCTAGACAAACTCGTGTTTGATAAGGCTTCCtgtaaaattaatgttttccACGAAAAACAAAGTTACATTGTGCCGATTTCATTCATACTAATCCTCTATCttgcaataaaaaagaaatttaaaatctcctttgAGCGCCGTATTGCCGTTACTACATATAAAATCCCGCTCGTTTTAGGTCTTACTTTAGCAAAAAATTACCTGCTAGTTTTGTGATTCCATTCTTTCTGTATCTCGTGAGATCTTTGATTCTTGCTCTCAATTCTCTTTCGCCTGAAAGtgcatcaaaaaaaatttgacaatttcaaAACACACGGACAAAATGGTAAACTTTCACACCcataaaaaattgttcaaaacttAATAATTCTCGTTGTTTCAGTTTCTGACTTAATGTCTATTGTCATTGATTGAGTACAGACAGTGAAAACTTGAGATCCATTTGTTACAAAGATTTAAGTTACAAGTTTTATAACTTTTGGCACTGTTTCTTCTTACGTAAATGACCATTTAGAAACTCCTCCCATTCCCTGTGGCTTTTAAATCTCGCAAAAACTCTGGTGGCATCCCTGAACTCCCTACAAATAAAAGATGAAGgtgattttaaaacatcatCATGTACAATGCTGGAAGTAACAACTCGCACTAAGAAATCAGTATAATAAAACTGTCAAGCCCTGTTTAAAGGTCATAGGAACAATTGACTAATGTCtgggaaagaaaaatcataatctCATCATCTTTTTGTTCTCTGTTGATGTACACAGATCACTAACCTGTCCTCTTTGCTGTACTTTCTTCGAAGAGctggaacaaaaacaaagtcTCTACATGAAATATGTTCATAGACTTCTGTGAGGACATGACTTAAAATTGACAACCTCTGAAAAGAACCCTCCCCTTCCTAAAAATCTGCTCAAAAATAACTGATGCTAGAAGGAAAATagtaaaataaactaaaagttTCATCAAATGTCATAAAAGTGATAAGTTGGTACAGCTTTTAATAACTGAAACTGGTTACGCACAAGGGTGCACAgacaaaatcttttttatttttaattatgattGGCAAAGTGGCTGTAAAGGCCACTGCGAGTTGAGTTGTGAAGATACATGTAAGGGCAACAGCTATAACATGCTGTGTGATAAATATGAGATAATTAGCTGGATTTTGGTACCTATTATTCTGTGTTTGCTGGCAATAAGTCCATGTTGTCTTGCAATGctggaaagaaatgaaataaaacattgtcATCAATGCTACTGTACATGAACTACCTGTAAACCTTCACCTTACTCCgttacaccccaacatcagtatgcatattctccatactgttctctatacatttcctaaggtgctgacaaggagaatttgtttaacaatcaagagcttctttagttggtgatcatttcctatattcttgtcaccctaatgtgtgattcagggatgatacagtgaggagaaattagatgcttatcactcttggggtgtaaggggttaaacATTACAAAAGAGAGGAGAACTATGTCAAATTTTTCAACCAACTAGATTACAAGACTTTTTATCTGAGCTTACTCAGGGGGTTGTATCAGAAGAGCTTTCTAGCTTGGTGTTTACCTTAATGTCATACAAGCAATAAGAGGTGAGAGTGTTAAgtcacttttttgttaaaaCTATAAATCAATAACTCCTTTGAAAAAAGGAGGTGGGGTCATTTGAACCCAAACCCCCCAGCCCCACCCCCTTAAAAAAGCAACCTGGCACCTTCTTACCACAGACATCTTGACCAGGATGAAGTGAGAATAAGATTTGAAATGAGATGCTcacaaacaagaacaaacaagaacaaacaaataaacactaaaacatGCCAAAAAATAATGGAACTGCATAACAGAGGCTTTTACTGGCTTTGAAATTACAATCTTTCAATATGAACCCTACTTGGTAAACAGCTTGCAAAGCTGTAAGGGATACATCCATCAGTCagttgaaaatgtttcttacaaaaaagttatttgtaCTTACTTCTTTCTGTGTTGTCTTTCCTTGAGTCTTCTTAAATACATATCTATTATTCCTAGCTTTAaatctacaaaacaaaacagaaactagATTACTGGAGCTAACTGTATACATTGTGCTGTAAGCAAATAATTACATGATTCCAATTCGCTAAATTGAGCAGATATGTATGTGAAACCCTTTAGGATGTCTTGAAAACACTTCaccaagtttgaattttttcatcctTACCTACTTCCACATCCTCGTCATCATAATTGAACTGTAAACCACTGACAAGAGTTTCAGCCTCATTATCGTAttcctacagaaaaaaaaaattctgatttacTTCTCAATTTCTCACCTGTCAAGTCTAGATGGATGGTGTTACACAATAGTGATACACAAGCCACATCCTTTGAGCAGTATTGGGCAGTATTGACTAAATTTTTAAGTGCTCAGGAGACTTCAAAAGTCAGAGATTTCTCTACCAACAAGGATGCAGAATTCTCTCTCTAAATGGAAATGGCCTAAGCTATGTTTCATATAATTGTGGGTAATATCTACCAGTTACTTAATGGCTCTATCCTCTTGCTActacatttttcacaaaaaatgaGTACTTTTGATGCCCTGTGTAAGGCAAGATGAGTTCCTTTGACTAGTTTTGGTCTGTTCATCGTAGTTCTTAACTGTGGATTACTATTAAAATACAGTTTTGCTATAACCAAAACAAGGTTATGGCAACATAGTGCTGACTTTTACAACTTCCTTTACAATGGCCAGGAAGCTATCACTAAATCACATCTGAGGCTGCTGTGAAAAAGGTTATCTCAGGTGGCTGAGCATTTTGAATGATCTGGTAAAATGGCACTGTAAATTCTGTTATAATTACCTTTTCAAAGTCATCTCTTAGTGGCATATATCCTAGCTCCTGCTGTTCAGTATTATTCATCTCCACAGGTTCAGGGGGGTGTAAGAGAGTTGGCGACAGTACTTCTGTAAGTTGGAGAGAAGTAAAGGCCTCTTTGATTAATTACTTAATACTGCAATTCAAGTAACACATTCAAATTCGCTGCTTCAAAAGGACAATCGTCACTGAATGATAAAAAGTTCAGATTCTACACAACTTCTGTCAGTTCAAAGTGTGGCTATTGTATTAAAACAAATCACTTTATTTTCAGCGCATAGAGGTATCATCTTTATTcatcaaactttattttcaattgataGTTATTTGCCATACCTTGATCAGTAGATGTATGATCAACTATTTTGTTCTTAAAAGGTTCAACAGTCGCTATAACACAATGAGatagaaaattataaaattgtCATTGGAAATCAGAGGCACTGGGTTGAAACACATCCTGTCTTCAGAAAAAATACTTCGTGGCTTTGAAATGatacagtttttttctgtatCCAGCAGCTATCCTTCATGAGAAGTAAACTGACTTATAGTATCTactttttcaaagagaaaaaaaattccaaaaagagATACTTAATTCATTTGTCATGGCGTACTAggacaacaaataaataatgagGTCAGATGATAACTTGAGCATTGAACTTTCCAAGAACTGGTCCAGCTTGCAAAATATTCAGTTGGAGAATACAGAATACATTCTTACAGAACACAAACTTACTGTTTAGCTGAATAAATTGACACAGGAATAaagttaatattattatcatcatcatcgcccTGTGTAACAAAgaacttgtgaaatatttaacaCAAATTATTACCTTGTCCAACAACTCCTGAGATGTAATTGTCTGCATAATGTTCACTGGTCTCTGTTGATAAAGAtagatttataaaaaaaaaactttttcaacatGTTGTTGAGAAAAACGAGCCAACAAGGAGAGACAGAAGAATTATAAAGATCctaattaaacattttaatatgATTCCTAACTTTGAACAGCTTTTACTgccaaattttgtcaaaaactTAATGGATCACACAATTTTGCAAATGTCTTGGATATGTTATTTGCTTCTTATCATTCATCAGAAAATTGTTAACAGGTAGTTACATATTTGAGAATGTGAGATGAGACTTTACCAATCAGTACTTTGTAAAGGGTTTTATACAAGTCCTTGATGGCAAGAACACGCTTTTATTTGTTATCAGCTATGAACAGATTGTGGTCTAGTGAAAAGTTAGTTAAATAAGTAaccaattaatcaatcaatgaACACATTGAATGCCTGGCAGACCTTTCCCTGTTTTGGTACCAATGTGATCAGCGACATCatccctgaaaaaaaacaaaaaataaaaacatgaataaCAATGGTACAAGGAAAATCCAAAATGTATTGCACTTCCCAGTCATCCTGTATATGAGACTGATTTTCATGGGTACTGGATCTTCTCCTAGTTTTTCAGGCATGAATTGAGAAGGAAAATTGCTTCTCCTCTCGAGAAAAAGGGATACACCCTAAACATTTTTTCCAGGTACCCATCCCAGAACCCATTCAATGAAGTGCCTTGCCTCTGACCCAGAGAGGGTTTACACTTACACCTTTCAATCTGCAGGCAGGCCAGTTAGCTAACATTAGATCACTCTGTTTCCCTAACCATATCAATCAGACTGCATAGCTTTAGTCTCAAGCCTTTCCACTGGAGTTTGTCAAAAACTGTTGGTGAGCCAAATGTAAGATACACATTGTAAATTGCGATTACCAGTTTCCAAAGCCATGCTGCTCTATAGCATCTAAAAGCAGCACTTCTTCCTCAGATGTCCAGTCCTCAGTAAACAATGGAAATGTCCCTCCATCCTGAACAATACAAGTTTTTGAGATATGTCACCAGGATCTCCTCAGTTATCTTAAGATATTAACTGAATATTGATATACTTGTAAataaagataatgaaaataataatgaagacaatgataatattaatgTTAGAGGCGTAATGAAATAAGCTGAAAAATACCATTTTTTGCAGTAAAGGTAATGATATATTAAAGTATCACAGAGTGTCATGGGGAAACAaactttcaaataaatatgCAATTATAGCATTCAAAGTGGTCATGAGAACAGAGCAAGATAACTTCATTTGTTGGTTCTCAATAACCATGAAGAGACATATCAAGTAATAAGTCTCTTCAAGCAATTAACATCACAGTTCTAGAAAACTCAGTTTAAGGGAGAGGAAGGAAAGTTTGACAAATATCAGAACCTTGGAAGAGAGACTGGGAAAGTGGGTGTAATGATCATTGCACATACTTGCAGGCTGACCTCAGACCAATATTGTGGACTCTTCACACGCACACTCAGAATGAGGAATAAACAGGTGAGGGGAGGGTGGAGTTGGGCTTATGACCAGAATAATAAGATGATCCTGTGAGAAGTTGTAGGGCagaagaggggggggggtggggtggggaagGATTGTCCGCTAATATTCAGAAAACAATTCCAGGTCTCACTAGTAGATCACcttaaaaatttaacaaagaaaaaactccaagttaaagaaaaatactatatgaatttaagaattttagttttaatcaaACCAGAATGGTGAAAACGAAGACAAAATTTTGGAAGCCACCCAAAATTTTTTGCAAGGCTTGTGAAAGCGCATATCATCACGTGACCTACCATAAGTTGATAATCGTGTCCTCTTTTGTGTTTACCCATTTCCGCGCCGCAAGCGAAACACTAAAACGAAATCAGTGattgaataataaaaaagacaGAGCTTAATGACGAAGATAGATCAACGAGTCAGTAACAACTCTACAATCCTTACTTGAAGACACAAATCGAAATCGGTGCATTCTGCACATTTCACTCGAAGTGACGTACAATCTGCTTGGCAGTAGTTACAGTGGTACTCTTCTACGCCTtaaaagagaaggagaagtaaaaatttaacaaaataactATAGAAAATGTTGGATTTTGATGAAATTAAGCAATCAAAGGAACAAAATTACCGTTCCCGGCCGCCGCCATTTTGATCACAAAAACAATGCCTTCATATGATATCCCATGATGCACCTAACGCTCTTTACAGCTGGTTCGAAGTAAAGCGAGAACACTGTAATATCAGATCAGCAGATAGTTAAAGGAATCCCCTTCCAAATCGTCAAGCAGTTACAGAGGTACTTAGTTTAATCTTAACAAAGAGATATTCATTATGATTCATCCGTTGATCTCGAATtcagccattttgttttaaaatgtgtaCCTGAATGCGTTCGCGTACCTCACCGCTCAGGTCACTCCAGACTTCAGATGTAATAATTAATTGGAGAAAGCATGTCTAGTTAAAGCTACATTTAAGCAATTGTGGAAAAGAAGAGTGAAAAAATCAGGCTTCAACTGGAAGGAATCCCATCAAagtctgattttgttttgtcaacTGGAGATTCTTTTCCGCAATTTCACCAGCGAGGatcattactttaatttaatttcctaTAAAGGTCATATATTATTGATTTCATTAAACATTGTTACATTTTATTGTTACTTGACAGCTCAGCTAGCAAACACCCAATTTTCAAGATGACAACATTGTTTGACTACCTTACGAAGGATGGCAGGAAAGTGCATAGCCTACGTGTCGGGGCACCAAGTGAACATCTGCGCATGAAATGTGGTGAGCTTATTCATAAAGCAACTCTAGCTCTTCATACTCCAGAAAATTATCCTCAGCTGTTTCAGTATGGACCACACAGTGGAAGCTTAGCAGCTAAGAGTGAGCTCACCAAATTTCTCACCGAGGAGTATGGTGACACTGTCAATTGTGATGACATCTGGTTCACTGCTGGTGCTTCACAAGGCCTGGCCTGCATAGGAAGCCTCCTCTTTCAGCCTAAGACTGTAGCTTTCGTCGAAGAACCAACTTATTTCCTTGCCCTTAAAGCTTTATCAGATGACTTTGGGATGAATTTGGTGGGGGTTCCGACAGATCAAGATGGTTTGATTGTTGATGAGTTGGAGAAATTAATGGCAGAACATTTGCAGACATTGCCAGTTATAACTGAGAGAAATCCATTCTCTGGTTTGCTCTATTGCATTCCAACTTTTAACAATCCAACCGGCTCTGTACTTTCTGTAACAAGGTGTAAGCAGTTGATCAAACTGCTTCGGAAGTACAATGTGCTTGCTTTTTGTGATGATGTATACAACTTGCTCTCTTATGATGGAGAAAAACCTCCTTTTAAAGTTCCCCCTAGGCTTTTTGCATTTGATAACAAGGCTGATCCTGATTACAAAGGAAATGTGATCTCAAATGGAACTTTTTCCAAACTGTTAGGACCTGGCTTGCGTCTAGGCTGGATGGAGGCCCCTGAACATGTAAGAAAGATTTTGAGGACTTCTGGGTATGTTACAAGTGGGGGTTGCTTCAACCATTACACCTCTTgtgttgttaccatggcaataCAAATGGGTTTGGTAAAGGAGCATGTAGCATATACACGAGAGCTTTATAAGTCCCAGTTGAATACACTATGTAGTGCTATGGATAAGTACTTTCCACGTGCAATTAAATACACAAAACCCCAGGGAGGTTATTTTGTTTGGGTTGTTCTCCCCCCTGAGATTGACTGCGATAAACTATATGACATCTGTTTCAATAAGTATGCTGTTGATTTTAACAAGGGCTCACGATGTTCTTGTAAAGGACAATACAAAAATTGTATGAGGCTTTCATTTGCATTTCTTGACAGTCCTACCCTTGAACACTGTGTGAAGCAAATAGCTTTagcaattgaagaaattttccCAAGCAACTAACAATTATGGACTTCGAAGTAAATATATCTAAAAATAGGGGGacttttgtttttgaagtgatTGCTGTGTCATTTGAATCAAGGGTAGCATTGAGGTAAggaagaaattcttttttgatACTAAACATCATGAAATCCTTTTAAATGGACAGTGATAAATTTGCAAAAAGTAtaccaaaataaatgaatactgaaaaagaataaatcaTGATTTCTGACACCAAATGAGATCTGGTAAATAATTTAAGATTCAGTTCATGAttattaaatttactttgatggcaatttttccattttttaatttatcttagTTTAAGTTGTGCAGATGTATTTATGGgtgaaatagaaaataaattgtaaTACATGTTATTTTATAAGgaagaataaaaaagttttactttGAAGCCTAAAGGTACTCTTCAATTAGAGAGGTTGGAAGTTTTAGTAGTCTTAATTAAATTTCAATGCATGTACTATAATTTTTAGGGGAAAAAATCTTAGgagatcaaaattaattttgggGTTGAATGGGTTTGTTAATGTAAACGTGTGAGAAAGAGTGAGTACAATCAGCAGTTTACAGTACattctttaatttaaattagGGAAGTTGTAACAAGCAAAATAAGATAAGCTATTTCTAACATGCTTTTATCAGTATTACTGAGTTTGAATTTATGTCATAATTTTCTCTGTCTGTTAAAATTGCAATAGATAGTAACTTGATAACAAATATTAGCTTGTTAAATTTAgcattaattaaatttagttcaTAAACAGTGGGAAGGTTAAATCACAGTTGCTCAACTCAAATTTTATTCTTGAACTTCATTTTATGTCAGCAAAATTAGATATTTCCAGATTAgttgtttcaaatgttaatcTTTGAAAGAATTAGTATTGTCATATTGTGCGCATTAAAAACACATTAAGTTTTTACTGGGTCTTCAAGTTATTGATACTGAGTGAGCTTGTCATGAGGGTTGGAATCCCAGATGTTAGTCTTGCTCTGGGAAAAATTAAACACACTGTCTTCCAAGGAAATCATTTTGGTCACATTTGAACCATTTGGCTATCATCAAAATAATTGCAACTGCTCTTACTTCTGCACTATTTTAACCCCTGTTCATAAAGGTTACTTGGTCTTCCCAGGAGTtaactgaattattttcaatcaaatccCATCATTTTCACTTGTGTGTCATCCCTTTAacaccccacccctccccctccatcTTATGGCCATCTGGGAGCagaaataaagatgaaaaactCCTGGACAATGTACGACAATTGcacactagtgtctaaaatcagaaACTGGTGTTTAAAATTAGACAGTAGTGTCCAACATTGAACACTAATGTCTTCAATCAGAAGACACTCGGAATCACTATTGTCTAAAGTCAGACACTGGTGCCTAAAATCAGAAACTAGTGTCTAAGATCAGACAGCCATGATAAAcccaataaaaaagaaattacaaatttatCTGAAGAAAGGTTGATGCACATCATTAATAAGCAAGCTCCGAGAAACTTTTTGCCTTTTGTGGTGACATGTACAATTTGCTGTCTTACACCGGTGACAAACACCTCCTGAAAGACTTTACACATTTGATGACAAGTGTAATGCCAATTATAAAGGGCATGTCATCTCTAatggttctttttttaaagttccTTGCTCCAAGGCTGCATCCTAGGTGAATGGAGGTTCTTGAATGAGTGTGATTATTGTTGCAGAAAAGTTTTTAATATGCTATTTGTGGTGGATGCTTTAACCAATACTTATCATGCATTATTGCTGTAGCATTGCAACAGGGGCTACTTAAGGATCACTTATCAATGGTGTGGAGGGTCCTAGAAGTCCTGTGTAATGCATTATGCAATGCCCTAGACACGGATATACCTGAGGGTCAGATATCTTACCGAAGACCTGAAGGAGGATATTTTGTATGGGTCACATTTCCACCAGAAGTAGATTGTGACAAGCTGTCTAAAGTCTGTATGGAAAAGTATCTTGCAGAGTCCAACTATGACCCTCATTCTGCTGCTAGTTCTGGAAAATTTAAGAATTGCACGAGATTGTATTTTGCTTTTAGTGAATGTGATGTCGTGGAATACTATGAGAGGCAAATAGCACTGAGCTTTAAATAGCCACTTGAAGAGACATGTTAGGGTACTATTTAGAGACATTAATATGATTATTTCCCGTATACAATCCACTCTCTCCATCAAAGTGGAGCAGGAGGGTGTTAGCTTGAGGGAGGTGGTTGTTTGAGTCATTCAAATCAGACCATTATGAATAAAAACAGTATTTCTGGATCCACTGGTTATTGCTATGATTTCCCTTGTCAATCAAATATACAGAGAtccatatttttaaaatgtaaggaaattttacatttgtatgACATTTTGACCCATATCAcacacaatttaaaaaaaaatgtgtatcaCGAACAATAAATTTGTTACTATTTCAATGATATATGCactgtttatttcttttgtggCCATTCTTTATAATTCACAAAAAAGCAAGTAcatatttttcttagtttccaTCAACTATCACTTCAAGAGTGTCTTAAacttttgaggagaaattaccTTCTGATCACTTGAGAGTTAGGAGCTAGAGGAATCTAAGAATAATGATTTCAACTGAACTCATGACAACTTGTAGTTTATTTCTCAGTCCCAAACTACACAAATATATTTAGCATTAAAACCATActtacaatataaaaaaactgGAAGTACTTTCAGTGATGCCCTCTacgttacaattttttttcttgcaggttaaatttaaataaaagtaaaatgtttgtCAAAAGCTTATTTCTTCGCTAATCGGCTTCACCAGTTGACCCAGTAAGCAATTGTAGTGTCAGTGTACACACCGCGACGGCCACTAATTTCCACATCATACCACCGTAAAGAAACGTTTTGCAGGATTTAGGCTGCTTTACACATAAAATTGGGAAAAGAACACGATGTTTCTAACAACTATACTATAAACACATAGTGGAATCTgctcaaataaaaataatctaCGTTAAGTGAACGATCTGTTTACATTACTTATGCCTCTAGCAACCGGGTTTACCAGCAACCGTCATCTGcgattcatcatcatcatctgccCTTGTCTGTATCGGAGAAATCTTTGTCCGATTCAAGATCTTCTTCATAAGGCTCCCCCATTCCAGAATGATCCATCAGATCCGTGAGTCCTTTCTCTATCTCGTCCAGCTTCTTCCCAGTCTCGGTCATTCGTTTCACGATTGAGTCTTCgacattttgaaacttttcttgCATGCTCTGTAAGGTCGCTTGGACGAATTGCATCAATTCAGGAACACTTGTGGGGTTTTCCATGATGTCCTGTgcaaaatcaaaggaaaagcgAATGAATTAAAAGCCAGATTTTAGAAAAAGATACATTGAAGAAACGTACCAATCTGTTCACGTCCGTAGAAAACAATCAGGATGCTAAGCTATCAGCATTAAAACTCAACAATATAATCACTCACTCTGAACCAAACCGCGTCGCCTCTTCGACTTGAAGAGCTTGTCCgccctcaaccaatcagaaataAGAAAGTAATCATTATTCATTAGCGCCAGCCAATCAGAGCGGACTTGAGAATTATAGGCTTCGAATAGAAGCAACTTCTTAGCGTGCAAAAATTGATTATATGCTTTGTTTACCACCATTTTCATGCCAAAATCCAATATATATTTGAGAATTGATTTACTGCATAtgctatttttaaaaataggaGGGGAATTGAAGCAGGAATGTTACGAAAAACAATTCTCTCCATGTCACGTAGAGGAAATCTGCCCTGTTCCCCTGTCTTCCACCCGCAAttgaggcaaagaaaaaatggaaacttCAGAAAGAAAAGACGTAGACagttgtgattgttttttttattcctccAGTAAAATTCCT is from Pocillopora verrucosa isolate sample1 chromosome 7, ASM3666991v2, whole genome shotgun sequence and encodes:
- the LOC131792010 gene encoding transcriptional adapter 2-beta-like isoform X2; translated protein: MAAAGNGVEEYHCNYCQADCTSLRVKCAECTDFDLCLQDGGTFPLFTEDWTSEEEVLLLDAIEQHGFGNWDDVADHIGTKTGKETSEHYADNYISGVVGQATVEPFKNKIVDHTSTDQEVLSPTLLHPPEPVEMNNTEQQELGYMPLRDDFEKEYDNEAETLVSGLQFNYDDEDVEVDLKLGIIDMYLRRLKERQHRKNIARQHGLIASKHRIIALRRKYSKEDREFRDATRVFARFKSHREWEEFLNGHLRERELRARIKDLTRYRKNGITKLAECQEYDEQRLRRERRKENKRKMVGGTQPRRTNVSMGKKNEASSEDKDEKDRSLSSPSFEDQMKNCPTYNLLSLMERQLCASMHMKPGFYLTIKTIVLKDNLLRRQGVQVKTRYPPNLDKTHRKHIMNFLKESGWVATS
- the LOC131792010 gene encoding transcriptional adapter 2-beta-like isoform X1, whose protein sequence is MAAAGNGVEEYHCNYCQADCTSLRVKCAECTDFDLCLQCFACGAEMGKHKRGHDYQLMDGGTFPLFTEDWTSEEEVLLLDAIEQHGFGNWDDVADHIGTKTGKETSEHYADNYISGVVGQATVEPFKNKIVDHTSTDQEVLSPTLLHPPEPVEMNNTEQQELGYMPLRDDFEKEYDNEAETLVSGLQFNYDDEDVEVDLKLGIIDMYLRRLKERQHRKNIARQHGLIASKHRIIALRRKYSKEDREFRDATRVFARFKSHREWEEFLNGHLRERELRARIKDLTRYRKNGITKLAECQEYDEQRLRRERRKENKRKMVGGTQPRRTNVSMGKKNEASSEDKDEKDRSLSSPSFEDQMKNCPTYNLLSLMERQLCASMHMKPGFYLTIKTIVLKDNLLRRQGVQVKTRYPPNLDKTHRKHIMNFLKESGWVATS
- the LOC131792122 gene encoding uncharacterized protein, coding for MTTLFDYLTKDGRKVHSLRVGAPSEHLRMKCGELIHKATLALHTPENYPQLFQYGPHSGSLAAKSELTKFLTEEYGDTVNCDDIWFTAGASQGLACIGSLLFQPKTVAFVEEPTYFLALKALSDDFGMNLVGVPTDQDGLIVDELEKLMAEHLQTLPVITERNPFSGLLYCIPTFNNPTGSVLSVTRCKQLIKLLRKYNVLAFCDDVYNLLSYDGEKPPFKVPPRLFAFDNKADPDYKGNVISNGTFSKLLGPGLRLGWMEAPEHVRKILRTSGYVTSGGCFNHYTSCVVTMAIQMGLVKEHVAYTRELYKSQLNTLCSAMDKYFPRAIKYTKPQGGYFVWVVLPPEIDCDKLYDICFNKYAVDFNKGSRCSCKGQYKNCMRLSFAFLDSPTLEHCVKQIALAIEEIFPSN